A DNA window from Desulfovibrio oxyclinae DSM 11498 contains the following coding sequences:
- a CDS encoding MFS transporter — translation MESKNKHSILFAITTTQFAVPYMVSGIAVALPAIGRELGASAVGLSLVESSYIAAVAMLLLPVGRLCDMFGGGLIFTIGLALYQLITLALGFVHDMEHFVLLRLFQGFAGSMMVSPGMALLAEAYPPEERGKAIGISVTGIYLGISAGPYLGGMVTTMFGWRWVLFTGLVPCLAALWLSVRGLPMRFSRRTEGGFDWLGAALSVSGIGMAVFGSSSFDEPYGVYWLGAGLAAVAGFVVWELFCTHPLLDMRLFRGNRVFSFGNMAQYINYTATFGVTFLLSVFLQYGRGMTAHEAGGILVIQPLTMAVLSPISGRLSDRLPTRLLAGTGMLLSISGVALGSFIGLDSGLPHVVSVLLLVGVGTAFFATPNMSSIMGSVGPRHLGVASAMTATMRTVGMTSGMILITMVMAHMLGQNPVTSQNIDLYVKSLQYSLMGFTSIGIPGILLAYRARNGHTG, via the coding sequence ATGGAATCTAAAAATAAGCATTCAATATTATTTGCAATAACCACGACACAGTTCGCGGTTCCCTACATGGTTTCCGGAATTGCCGTGGCGCTGCCTGCCATCGGGCGTGAGCTGGGAGCCAGTGCGGTGGGGCTGTCTCTTGTGGAGTCTTCGTACATTGCGGCGGTAGCCATGCTGCTGCTTCCCGTGGGGCGGCTGTGCGACATGTTCGGCGGCGGACTGATCTTCACCATCGGGCTGGCTCTGTACCAGCTGATCACTCTTGCGCTCGGGTTTGTGCACGACATGGAGCATTTCGTGCTGCTCAGGCTGTTTCAGGGATTTGCGGGGAGCATGATGGTTTCGCCGGGCATGGCGCTTCTGGCAGAGGCGTATCCGCCGGAGGAGCGCGGCAAGGCCATCGGCATCTCGGTGACGGGAATATATCTTGGCATCTCGGCGGGGCCGTATCTGGGCGGCATGGTGACCACCATGTTCGGCTGGCGCTGGGTGCTCTTCACGGGGCTCGTGCCCTGCCTTGCGGCGCTTTGGCTCTCGGTGCGCGGGTTGCCCATGAGGTTCAGCAGACGCACGGAAGGCGGATTCGACTGGCTTGGGGCGGCTCTTTCGGTCTCTGGCATCGGCATGGCCGTATTCGGCAGCTCCTCGTTCGACGAGCCTTACGGCGTCTACTGGCTGGGGGCGGGACTGGCGGCCGTGGCCGGATTCGTTGTATGGGAGCTGTTTTGCACGCATCCGTTGCTGGATATGCGCCTGTTCCGTGGTAACCGGGTGTTTTCATTCGGTAATATGGCTCAGTACATCAACTATACCGCCACATTCGGCGTGACGTTCCTGCTGAGCGTGTTCCTGCAGTACGGGCGGGGGATGACCGCGCACGAGGCCGGGGGCATTCTCGTGATACAGCCGTTGACCATGGCGGTGCTCTCGCCCATTTCGGGCAGGCTGTCGGACAGGTTGCCGACGCGCCTGTTGGCCGGGACCGGCATGCTGCTCTCCATCTCCGGGGTCGCACTCGGTTCTTTCATCGGGCTGGACAGCGGATTGCCGCACGTGGTGTCCGTGCTGCTGCTCGTGGGCGTGGGGACGGCCTTTTTCGCCACCCCGAACATGAGTTCCATCATGGGCAGCGTGGGGCCACGGCATCTGGGCGTGGCATCGGCCATGACCGCCACCATGCGCACGGTGGGTATGACCTCGGGCATGATCCTCATCACCATGGTCATGGCCCATATGCTGGGGCAGAACCCGGTCACGTCGCAGAACATCGACCTGTACGTGAAGTCGCTGCAATATTCCCTCATGGGATTCACTTCCATCGGCATTCCGGGAATTCTTCTGGCATACCGTGCGCGTAACGGCCATACGGGCTGA
- a CDS encoding LysE family translocator, whose amino-acid sequence MFATLLKGMIIGLSIAAPVGPMGVLCIQRSLSGGMRGGMAVGLGVAVADALYGAVAGFGLTFISGFLLDHQAWFKIIGGFILLWMGIKTLRQPTDMPKTVATPKPGGLAEDFGASFLLGLTNPATIVFFMAVFTAFGSEGLTFDALGACVLVLGVFLGSTGWWAFLSAASNRMRNRLTAKLPLVTKISGGVIAAFGIGSFASLIM is encoded by the coding sequence ATGTTCGCCACGCTTCTCAAAGGTATGATCATCGGCCTGTCAATCGCCGCCCCCGTTGGCCCCATGGGCGTTCTCTGCATCCAGCGCAGCCTCTCGGGAGGAATGCGCGGCGGCATGGCCGTCGGGCTCGGTGTGGCAGTCGCCGACGCCCTCTACGGCGCCGTTGCCGGCTTCGGCCTGACCTTCATTTCCGGCTTCCTGCTCGACCATCAGGCATGGTTCAAGATAATCGGCGGCTTCATTCTGCTCTGGATGGGTATCAAGACCCTTCGCCAGCCTACCGACATGCCCAAAACCGTGGCCACCCCGAAGCCCGGCGGTCTCGCCGAGGACTTCGGAGCATCGTTCCTGCTCGGCCTGACCAACCCCGCCACCATCGTCTTTTTCATGGCCGTCTTCACCGCCTTCGGTTCCGAAGGCCTGACCTTCGATGCACTCGGCGCCTGCGTTCTGGTCCTCGGCGTATTCCTCGGATCCACCGGCTGGTGGGCCTTCCTCAGCGCCGCATCCAACCGCATGAGAAACCGCCTCACAGCCAAACTGCCGCTTGTCACGAAGATATCCGGCGGCGTCATCGCCGCCTTCGGCATCGGCTCCTTCGCCAGCCTCATCATGTAA
- the rlmN gene encoding 23S rRNA (adenine(2503)-C(2))-methyltransferase RlmN has translation MINLLDLTRTELETFCTQELGLPRFRAEQLWQWMWQKGVADFDAMTNIAKPLREALKEKCEVRWPEIEKTQVSEDGTTKFLFRMQDGKRIESVIIPMHDRYSQCLSTQAGCAMGCTFCNTGLMGFERNLTHGEILGQVLAARKHLEDNDLPPLKNLVFMGMGEPLLNLDTLLRVLGTLPDTKGLNISWRRSMVSTVGFPDQLRTLGDSEMALPAISLHAPNQALREQIMPKAARFHIDDLVAALRAYPMRPRERITIEYLLLGGVNDRPEHARELATLLSGLRCKVNLISYNATEDMPYHAPSREDAEAFQNILKQKGMTAFIRRSMGADIAAACGQLKADQAK, from the coding sequence ATGATCAATCTTCTGGACCTGACCCGTACCGAACTCGAAACCTTCTGCACGCAGGAGCTCGGGCTGCCGCGCTTTCGCGCCGAGCAGCTCTGGCAATGGATGTGGCAGAAAGGCGTGGCCGACTTCGACGCCATGACCAACATCGCCAAGCCCCTGCGCGAAGCCCTGAAGGAGAAATGCGAGGTCCGCTGGCCGGAAATCGAAAAAACGCAGGTCTCGGAAGACGGCACCACCAAGTTCCTTTTCAGGATGCAGGACGGCAAGCGCATCGAGTCCGTCATCATCCCCATGCATGACCGTTACTCCCAGTGCCTTTCCACACAGGCTGGGTGCGCCATGGGCTGCACCTTCTGCAACACCGGCCTCATGGGATTCGAGCGCAACCTCACCCATGGCGAGATTCTCGGTCAGGTGCTGGCCGCCAGAAAGCATCTGGAAGACAATGATCTGCCGCCGCTCAAGAATCTCGTGTTCATGGGCATGGGCGAGCCTTTATTGAATCTGGATACCCTGCTGCGGGTGCTCGGGACCCTGCCCGACACCAAGGGGCTGAACATCTCATGGCGCCGCTCCATGGTTTCCACCGTGGGCTTTCCGGATCAACTGCGCACCCTTGGCGATTCCGAGATGGCCCTGCCGGCCATCTCTCTGCACGCCCCGAATCAGGCCCTGCGGGAACAAATCATGCCCAAAGCCGCCCGATTCCATATCGACGACCTCGTAGCAGCACTGCGAGCCTACCCCATGCGCCCCCGTGAGCGCATCACCATCGAATACCTGCTGCTCGGCGGCGTCAACGACCGTCCCGAGCACGCACGCGAATTGGCCACACTTCTCTCCGGCCTGCGCTGCAAGGTAAACCTCATCAGCTACAACGCCACCGAAGACATGCCGTATCACGCGCCGTCGCGCGAGGATGCCGAAGCCTTCCAGAACATCCTGAAGCAGAAAGGGATGACCGCCTTTATTCGCCGCAGTATGGGTGCCGACATTGCCGCCGCATGCGGACAGCTCAAGGCCGATCAGGCAAAGTAG
- a CDS encoding polyphenol oxidase family protein — protein MVQIATFTHRFDLLPGVGCAFTTRLGGISCEPFDAANLSYEVGDDPRAVAENRESLQEQFGFRSWGECLQVHGTEVHFEPAPSKATDQPVLKGDGMATTRKRQALMIKTADCQPVMLAHRSGNFIAALHVGWRGNVAGFPVSAVKKICERYRLRPEDFLAVRGPSLGPLHAEFTNFEEEFGAKFKQFRDPATNCVDLWALTRYQLLAAGLRDENISGIDLCTKTMTDSFYSYRNAPVPERRTGRQAGIIWMQEA, from the coding sequence ATGGTCCAGATAGCCACCTTCACTCACCGGTTCGATCTTCTGCCGGGCGTGGGCTGCGCCTTCACCACCCGGCTCGGCGGCATCTCGTGCGAACCTTTTGATGCGGCAAACCTTTCCTACGAAGTTGGCGACGACCCGCGTGCCGTCGCCGAGAACCGCGAGTCCCTTCAGGAACAGTTCGGCTTCCGCAGTTGGGGTGAATGCCTTCAGGTTCACGGCACCGAGGTGCATTTCGAGCCTGCGCCGTCCAAGGCCACCGATCAGCCCGTGCTCAAGGGCGACGGCATGGCCACCACACGCAAGCGGCAGGCGCTGATGATCAAGACCGCCGACTGCCAGCCGGTGATGCTGGCCCATCGCTCCGGCAACTTTATCGCCGCCTTGCATGTGGGCTGGCGCGGCAACGTGGCCGGGTTCCCCGTCTCCGCTGTCAAAAAAATCTGCGAACGTTACCGGCTTCGCCCCGAAGATTTCCTCGCCGTGCGAGGCCCCAGCCTCGGCCCGCTGCATGCCGAATTCACCAACTTCGAAGAAGAGTTCGGAGCGAAATTCAAACAGTTCCGCGATCCGGCCACCAACTGCGTGGACCTCTGGGCCCTGACCCGCTATCAACTTCTGGCTGCCGGATTGCGCGACGAAAACATCAGCGGCATCGACCTGTGCACCAAAACCATGACCGATAGCTTCTACTCCTACCGCAACGCTCCCGTCCCGGAACGACGCACCGGTCGTCAGGCGGGAATCATCTGGATGCAGGAAGCCTGA